In the genome of Spirochaetia bacterium, one region contains:
- a CDS encoding pyridoxal phosphate-dependent aminotransferase: MDMSHRISAFNCSPIRRLSPLARKAEASGIKVHYLNIGQPDIKTPAQVITAVDNYSKELIPYGPSEGLPELRKGLTRYYKTIGVDVNEDDILITTGGSEAIQFAFMTLCDPYDEVIIPEPYYTNVTSFAKIAMVNLVPVTSRMEDCFSLPPIEEFEKRITRKTGAILLCSPNNPTGHIYTAEEIRQLLELVKKHDIFLIVDEVYREFCYEGIFTSVLSFDEYADRVICVDSFSKRYSMCGARVGALVCRNHEVLDNALKLAQARLCPPDIEQVAALAALDTDVSYVLEVKEEYRRRRDFLYDGLSKIDGVRCSKPKGAFYMVVQFPVDNAESFATFLLSQFNWQGNTVMIAPAEDFYVTAGIGRTQARLAYVRSTEELACAIKCLEEGLKVYRRDIMGV, from the coding sequence ATGGATATGTCCCATCGGATATCAGCTTTCAATTGTTCGCCTATAAGGAGACTCTCTCCTCTTGCAAGGAAGGCTGAAGCATCGGGAATCAAAGTTCATTATCTCAATATCGGTCAGCCTGACATAAAGACACCTGCCCAAGTTATTACTGCCGTTGATAATTACAGCAAGGAGTTGATTCCTTATGGCCCTAGCGAAGGGCTTCCTGAACTTAGGAAAGGACTGACGCGTTACTACAAGACAATAGGTGTCGATGTCAACGAAGATGATATTCTTATCACGACTGGAGGCTCTGAAGCAATCCAATTTGCTTTCATGACCTTATGCGACCCATACGATGAGGTTATCATCCCGGAACCTTATTACACCAATGTCACGTCATTTGCAAAGATAGCAATGGTAAATCTGGTCCCGGTTACTTCCCGGATGGAAGATTGCTTTTCTTTGCCGCCGATTGAGGAATTCGAGAAAAGAATTACAAGGAAGACCGGTGCCATCCTGTTATGCAGTCCTAATAATCCGACCGGACATATCTATACGGCAGAAGAAATACGGCAACTTCTTGAATTGGTAAAGAAACATGATATCTTTCTTATTGTCGATGAAGTCTACAGGGAGTTCTGCTATGAGGGTATATTCACCAGTGTCTTGTCCTTCGATGAATATGCAGACAGGGTAATCTGTGTCGATTCTTTTTCAAAGCGCTATAGCATGTGCGGTGCAAGGGTAGGCGCCTTGGTCTGCCGGAACCATGAGGTCCTGGACAATGCATTGAAACTTGCCCAAGCCAGGCTTTGCCCGCCTGATATCGAACAGGTTGCTGCGCTTGCTGCTTTGGATACCGATGTTTCCTATGTGCTCGAGGTCAAGGAAGAATACAGGCGTCGGAGGGATTTTCTCTATGATGGGTTGTCCAAGATTGATGGAGTCCGCTGTTCCAAGCCGAAAGGGGCATTCTACATGGTTGTACAGTTCCCTGTCGATAATGCGGAATCCTTTGCTACATTTCTGTTGTCCCAGTTCAACTGGCAAGGAAATACGGTTATGATTGCTCCTGCCGAAGATTTCTATGTTACTGCAGGCATAGGCAGGACCCAAGCCAGATTGGCCTATGTACGCAGTACGGAGGAGTTGGCTTGTGCCATCAAATGTCTTGAAGAAGGTCTCAAGGTATATCGCCGGGATATAATGGGAGTCTGA
- a CDS encoding ABC transporter permease yields the protein MNTLIFIQNLLAATLAMGTSLTYTTLGEVFTEKSGILNLGLEGTMLFGALCGFATAYHTGSLLLGLLMAMAAGVLLAAIHSFLSITLRANQVVTGLAITMFGSGLANFLGKRLGPVSNDLNLVGMSLKATFDNLAIPGLSKVPILGAFFNVSILTYIMYLLLPLAWYLMYKTRYGLTIRAVGENPMTAAAMGISVTKVRYLYTLIGGAMAGLGGACLSLSFTPSWNDNMTGGMGWIAIALVIFSGWNPGRVAIGTLVFGGITSLQFAIQAAGLQIGHTGAVIGYHSLFHHTAGPHCHDHQQSEARQQLCCTFCIGHILCN from the coding sequence ATGAACACATTGATATTTATCCAGAATCTGCTTGCTGCGACACTGGCAATGGGAACAAGTCTCACCTACACGACCTTGGGAGAAGTCTTTACTGAAAAGAGCGGCATATTGAACCTTGGACTTGAAGGGACGATGCTGTTCGGAGCCCTTTGTGGTTTCGCCACGGCATATCACACCGGTAGTCTCCTGCTTGGCCTGCTCATGGCTATGGCGGCCGGAGTATTGCTTGCTGCAATCCATTCGTTTCTCTCAATCACGCTAAGAGCAAACCAAGTAGTCACAGGACTTGCAATTACCATGTTTGGTTCTGGATTGGCTAATTTCTTGGGAAAAAGACTCGGTCCTGTGTCGAATGACCTGAACTTGGTCGGCATGTCCCTAAAGGCAACCTTTGACAACCTTGCCATCCCAGGCTTGAGCAAAGTACCGATACTCGGTGCTTTCTTCAATGTATCAATTCTGACCTATATCATGTATCTGTTGCTTCCTTTGGCCTGGTACCTGATGTATAAGACCAGATATGGGCTTACCATCCGTGCTGTCGGGGAAAATCCGATGACAGCAGCAGCCATGGGGATAAGCGTAACAAAAGTCCGCTACCTCTATACTTTGATCGGAGGTGCAATGGCTGGCTTGGGCGGGGCATGTCTCTCCCTTTCGTTCACACCAAGTTGGAACGACAACATGACAGGAGGAATGGGATGGATTGCCATAGCCTTGGTAATTTTCTCAGGATGGAACCCCGGAAGAGTAGCAATAGGAACACTGGTGTTCGGCGGCATCACAAGCTTGCAATTTGCCATTCAGGCCGCAGGGCTTCAAATTGGTCATACCGGCGCAGTTATTGGGTATCACTCCTTATTTCATCACACTGCTGGTCCTCATTGTCATGACCATCAGCAGTCAGAAGCAAGGCAACAGCTTTGCTGCACCTTCTGCATTGGGCACATCCTTTGCAATTGA
- a CDS encoding RidA family protein has translation MEKNEKMVVVTEKAPSAIGPYSQAVSAGPFVMTSGQIPLHPETGKMATGIEEQTTQALHNLQAVLEAAGSNLSKVVKTTVFLADMDDFAAMNGVYAQFFGEGILPARSAVQVAKLPKAALVEIEAIALR, from the coding sequence ATGGAAAAAAATGAAAAGATGGTTGTCGTAACGGAAAAGGCGCCTTCGGCGATCGGCCCTTATAGCCAAGCGGTGTCAGCAGGACCTTTTGTCATGACTTCAGGTCAGATTCCTTTGCATCCGGAAACGGGAAAAATGGCGACAGGAATCGAAGAGCAGACAACACAAGCGCTTCATAATCTGCAGGCTGTATTGGAAGCTGCTGGCTCAAATCTGTCGAAAGTGGTGAAAACTACGGTGTTTTTAGCTGATATGGATGATTTTGCCGCAATGAACGGGGTCTATGCCCAATTCTTTGGGGAAGGAATCCTTCCTGCCAGATCTGCGGTACAGGTAGCAAAATTGCCTAAGGCTGCTTTGGTTGAAATAGAGGCCATCGCTCTTAGGTAA
- a CDS encoding PD-(D/E)XK nuclease family protein, which yields MLQATSFELCNGGISLLSLTGMEHYENLHSDIIQSFLEKIPESRESFLLLLNQKFNNAFGNYKIIETKREASLQGMGRADLVLFLRRKPSYERVVVIENKIWASDQKNQLKRYYEYFKKQYGNENVFFCYLTFEGRNPSEYSITRDELKGLGAHYSSISYKKDILTWLDDTKKNLTNELVSSAIVQYKLAIQGVLKMSDKSEELKKNWYESFLEYDLDKMKVVEQAIHSMNETRTKLKYFCSLRQQMCASLSEKESSRVVYVCNQKIVGTDDREFQSKVVEELGPCIGLVFNAEIPEKGKPCYGIGIEWQGMNDKERSYLGVLLGGDESMNRDNPKKLVLDVSKEYMPDSFSYLWGESWEWTSYVDRSDVITVSKTLRELVDKQNEKFFL from the coding sequence GTGTTACAAGCTACTAGTTTTGAACTTTGTAACGGAGGGATTTCATTGCTTTCTCTTACAGGTATGGAGCATTATGAAAATCTTCATAGTGATATTATCCAATCGTTTTTGGAGAAGATTCCCGAGAGCAGGGAAAGTTTTTTATTGCTACTTAATCAAAAATTCAACAATGCATTTGGGAATTACAAAATCATAGAAACAAAACGTGAAGCGTCATTGCAAGGAATGGGTCGGGCTGATCTTGTTTTGTTCTTAAGGAGAAAACCCTCTTATGAGCGGGTTGTTGTCATTGAAAATAAGATTTGGGCATCTGACCAAAAAAATCAATTGAAGCGATATTATGAATATTTTAAAAAACAATATGGCAATGAAAATGTTTTCTTTTGTTATCTGACATTTGAGGGTAGAAATCCTTCAGAATACTCAATTACGAGGGATGAACTTAAGGGGCTTGGTGCTCATTATTCTTCTATTTCCTATAAAAAAGATATTCTTACGTGGTTGGATGACACAAAGAAAAACTTGACTAACGAACTGGTGTCATCTGCCATTGTGCAATATAAACTTGCAATTCAAGGGGTGCTGAAAATGAGTGACAAGTCTGAAGAACTCAAAAAAAACTGGTATGAATCATTTTTGGAATATGATTTGGATAAAATGAAGGTAGTTGAACAAGCTATACACAGCATGAACGAAACTCGTACAAAGCTTAAGTATTTTTGTTCCTTACGACAACAGATGTGCGCATCTTTATCTGAAAAAGAATCTTCCAGAGTGGTCTATGTTTGCAACCAGAAAATTGTGGGTACAGATGATAGGGAATTCCAATCCAAGGTGGTTGAAGAATTGGGTCCATGTATTGGCCTTGTCTTCAATGCTGAAATTCCAGAAAAAGGCAAGCCTTGCTATGGAATAGGAATAGAATGGCAGGGAATGAATGACAAGGAAAGGTCATATTTGGGCGTATTGCTTGGTGGAGATGAATCTATGAATAGAGATAATCCCAAAAAGTTAGTACTGGACGTATCAAAAGAATATATGCCAGATAGTTTTTCATATTTGTGGGGTGAATCCTGGGAGTGGACATCATATGTGGATAGGAGTGATGTGATTACTGTCAGCAAAACTCTTAGGGAGCTTGTTGACAAACAGAATGAGAAGTTCTTTCTATAA
- a CDS encoding SocA family protein, with amino-acid sequence MDIEKIVQVVGYVLKKNDGRLNYTKLIKLLYLADKESYKAINHSITGDRYVAMPNGPVLSRLYDLIKDRDSDAMSQCFWNGRFSRDGYDLILLSDKIPEGKLSRFEKKVLDDIEAKFHNNSFREMICFVHNPENCPEWHNPGNTSKIITEENILTSLGRTPQEISTILEESAVYKKEEELLDKLSSEI; translated from the coding sequence ATGGATATTGAGAAAATTGTTCAAGTAGTTGGCTATGTTCTCAAAAAAAATGATGGAAGATTAAACTACACTAAATTAATAAAGCTTCTCTATCTGGCTGATAAGGAGTCCTATAAGGCAATAAACCATTCTATAACCGGTGATAGATATGTTGCTATGCCCAATGGGCCTGTGTTGAGCAGATTATACGATTTAATCAAGGACCGGGATTCGGATGCGATGTCTCAGTGCTTTTGGAATGGAAGGTTTTCTCGTGACGGATATGACCTGATTCTTTTGTCCGATAAAATACCGGAGGGTAAATTATCACGTTTTGAAAAAAAAGTATTGGATGATATTGAAGCTAAATTTCATAATAATTCATTCCGTGAAATGATTTGTTTTGTCCATAACCCGGAGAATTGCCCTGAGTGGCACAATCCTGGAAATACGTCTAAAATAATTACTGAAGAAAACATCCTTACCTCACTTGGAAGGACACCGCAAGAAATATCAACCATTTTGGAAGAGTCTGCTGTATACAAGAAGGAAGAAGAACTTCTTGATAAATTGTCCAGTGAGATTTAG
- the argH gene encoding argininosuccinate lyase — protein sequence MAKLWQKEYTLDTLMEDFTVSNDYLLDQDLVICDALASIAHARGLHRIGILDEKELADLEKGLTEVIKLRLEGKFTITKQDEDCHTAIEGYLTRTVGEAGKKIHTGRSRNDQVQTALRLWMREFTVRLCHHTALFAEALLEFAKKYEHVPMPGRTHMQIAMPSSVGLWATSFAEELYDEAQRLMQFSWTLDQSPLGSAASYGVPLPLDRHFTATEMGFSRVQNNVLYANNSRGKFEAMLLDLCDYIGLTCSKLAQDLILFTLPEFGYFALPKQLCTGSSIMPQKKNPDGLELARSRSSVITSCAFRVKSIIRSLPSGYNRDFQDTKQPLLEGCKATWNLVAIMQEMVAGIEVHEDKLVAGCSKELYATDEVFKKVLKGENFRDTYRYVGMHLDELSAYDPYQAIKERTSEGTTGNLGLDEDKLFVSLLAEGCDKVLGQYSQAYKNLCGLDDIAAVLV from the coding sequence ATGGCTAAACTATGGCAGAAGGAATATACGCTGGATACGCTGATGGAAGATTTCACAGTCTCCAATGACTATCTGTTGGATCAGGATCTGGTTATCTGTGATGCTTTGGCTTCAATTGCCCATGCCAGAGGCCTGCACCGGATCGGTATTCTTGATGAGAAGGAACTTGCTGATTTGGAAAAAGGGCTTACGGAAGTCATCAAGTTGCGTCTTGAAGGAAAGTTTACCATTACAAAGCAGGATGAAGACTGCCATACTGCCATAGAAGGATACCTTACACGTACAGTCGGAGAAGCAGGAAAGAAAATTCATACAGGGCGGAGCCGCAATGACCAGGTCCAGACTGCGCTGCGCCTGTGGATGCGGGAATTTACTGTCAGACTCTGTCATCACACAGCTCTTTTTGCTGAAGCTTTGCTTGAGTTTGCAAAAAAGTATGAACATGTGCCGATGCCTGGTCGTACCCATATGCAGATTGCAATGCCATCATCTGTCGGTTTATGGGCAACCTCTTTTGCAGAAGAACTTTATGATGAAGCCCAACGTCTGATGCAGTTTTCATGGACGCTTGACCAGAGTCCGCTGGGATCTGCAGCATCCTATGGTGTCCCTCTTCCTCTTGACCGTCACTTTACGGCAACAGAAATGGGATTCTCAAGGGTACAGAACAATGTACTGTATGCCAATAACAGCAGAGGAAAGTTTGAAGCCATGCTTCTTGACCTGTGTGATTATATTGGCTTGACTTGCAGCAAGCTTGCCCAGGACCTCATACTCTTTACGTTGCCTGAATTCGGTTACTTTGCTTTGCCTAAGCAGTTGTGTACCGGCAGTTCCATAATGCCACAGAAGAAAAATCCTGATGGATTGGAGCTTGCAAGAAGTCGCAGCAGCGTGATTACGTCCTGTGCTTTCAGGGTAAAATCAATAATAAGGAGCCTTCCTTCAGGCTACAACAGGGATTTCCAGGATACGAAGCAACCGTTGCTGGAAGGATGCAAGGCAACTTGGAATCTGGTTGCAATCATGCAGGAAATGGTGGCAGGAATTGAGGTACATGAAGACAAATTGGTTGCTGGATGCAGCAAAGAACTTTATGCCACTGACGAAGTGTTCAAAAAAGTACTGAAGGGTGAGAATTTCCGGGATACTTACAGGTATGTGGGGATGCACCTTGATGAACTGTCTGCTTATGATCCTTACCAGGCAATCAAGGAACGGACCAGTGAAGGCACTACAGGTAACCTCGGTCTTGATGAAGACAAGCTGTTTGTTTCGCTATTGGCAGAGGGTTGCGACAAGGTCCTTGGCCAGTATTCGCAAGCCTATAAAAATCTCTGTGGCTTGGATGATATAGCAGCAGTGCTTGTCTGA
- a CDS encoding pyridoxamine 5'-phosphate oxidase family protein, protein MRELRRQDRCMPVSEAWKLLEQCKWADVAFNAGPDGFPYCVSISPVVLDGCVYFHCASEGYKLELLERDDKVCIHAVGRAFVSGSGFSLMYESVVAQGQAYVIGNEALKREVLRKTCSKYAPQQPPVAVDAYMDRFFSSVTVVGITIVSISGKRTIPSKSSDA, encoded by the coding sequence ATGAGAGAGTTGAGGCGGCAGGATAGATGCATGCCTGTTTCAGAAGCATGGAAGTTGTTGGAACAATGCAAATGGGCTGATGTTGCATTCAATGCAGGACCTGATGGTTTCCCTTATTGTGTTTCCATATCGCCTGTAGTGCTGGATGGATGTGTATATTTCCATTGTGCTTCAGAAGGATACAAATTGGAATTGCTGGAACGTGATGACAAGGTCTGTATCCATGCAGTCGGAAGAGCTTTTGTAAGCGGGAGTGGCTTTTCACTGATGTACGAATCCGTAGTTGCCCAAGGCCAGGCTTATGTAATTGGAAACGAAGCATTGAAGCGTGAAGTATTACGGAAAACCTGCAGCAAATATGCACCACAGCAGCCGCCTGTTGCAGTTGATGCATACATGGACAGGTTCTTTTCTTCTGTAACTGTGGTTGGTATCACAATTGTGTCCATCAGCGGCAAACGAACAATACCAAGCAAATCATCAGATGCATGA
- the prs gene encoding ribose-phosphate diphosphokinase, producing the protein MSIIKPHKLGVIAGPGSEYFTSKVVKHLRILYRERYEKLSAALAKRHDMTEEQILQMVTLVDDMNSKTIPQRKCPKEFHCPDFTIKAKYTRFANGEEKAEILDPVRGLRIFFIYDMSNMEPIKVAGPSDPIHLSVNDHLMFLLTTIDALQLAGAESVTLVLPTFPYARQHKKTSREALTASLFCHICEMMKVERVITLDIHSREIENSFLTTHLENLHGSYQTLIALSRIIDLSDPDLVVVAPDTGAISRNKFYAQALHRPLAMLYKERDYSIVSTDAKHTNIKSIVLLGDVKGKTVLMADDMIATGGTMITAMRELTKLGARRVICMVSLPFFNGGGVENFDAAYKEGVFYRIIGTNAVAHGHDLLDKPWYIQADITELFARTISRLHHGRPISPLLDNRKFIQRLIDTQQAATAAAAANAQAQPSAMSPDHTK; encoded by the coding sequence ATGAGCATTATCAAACCACATAAACTTGGGGTAATTGCTGGCCCTGGTAGTGAATATTTTACAAGCAAAGTAGTAAAGCATTTGAGGATACTATATCGGGAACGATATGAGAAGCTTTCTGCTGCCTTGGCCAAACGTCATGATATGACTGAAGAACAGATTCTTCAGATGGTCACATTGGTAGATGATATGAATAGCAAGACCATCCCTCAGCGAAAATGTCCGAAAGAATTCCATTGCCCTGATTTTACCATCAAGGCTAAGTATACCAGATTTGCGAATGGGGAAGAAAAAGCAGAAATCCTTGATCCCGTGAGGGGGTTGAGGATCTTTTTCATCTATGATATGTCGAATATGGAGCCGATAAAGGTTGCTGGTCCTTCAGATCCCATACATCTTTCTGTAAATGACCATCTGATGTTTTTGCTGACCACTATTGATGCTCTGCAATTGGCGGGTGCTGAATCCGTTACCTTGGTACTTCCTACATTCCCCTATGCCCGTCAGCATAAGAAAACCAGCAGGGAGGCTCTTACTGCCAGTCTGTTCTGCCATATCTGTGAAATGATGAAAGTCGAAAGAGTCATTACCTTGGATATCCATAGCAGAGAGATAGAAAACAGTTTCTTGACTACACACTTGGAGAATCTACATGGTTCTTATCAGACTTTGATTGCCCTGAGCAGGATCATTGACCTGTCTGATCCTGATCTTGTTGTCGTTGCACCGGATACCGGAGCGATCTCAAGGAACAAGTTCTATGCACAGGCGCTCCATAGACCGCTTGCCATGCTCTACAAGGAACGTGATTATTCCATCGTTTCTACTGATGCAAAGCATACGAATATAAAGAGCATAGTCCTTCTTGGCGATGTAAAAGGAAAGACCGTGCTGATGGCTGATGATATGATTGCAACCGGCGGTACTATGATTACTGCAATGCGGGAATTGACGAAACTCGGGGCAAGACGTGTCATCTGTATGGTTTCCCTGCCTTTCTTCAATGGTGGCGGTGTAGAGAATTTCGATGCTGCATACAAGGAAGGTGTGTTCTACCGTATCATCGGTACCAATGCAGTGGCGCATGGACATGACTTACTTGACAAGCCGTGGTACATCCAAGCTGATATCACAGAACTGTTTGCACGGACGATTTCCCGGTTACACCATGGGAGACCTATCAGCCCGTTACTTGATAACAGAAAATTTATACAAAGGCTCATAGATACGCAGCAGGCTGCTACTGCAGCCGCTGCTGCCAATGCTCAGGCGCAGCCAAGCGCTATGAGCCCGGACCACACCAAATAG
- the ybaK gene encoding Cys-tRNA(Pro) deacylase translates to MAAKLKKTNAMRILETKGLPYEVFTYEFDLEHLDAIHASESAGLDPQRVFKTIVMVDNEKNVFVFCLPAQFTISMKKARQLTGSKTMDLIRLEDLQKVTGYVRGGCSPLGMKKQFMTFIEEVAQLEDYIFVSGGQRGIQLKVKPDDLLEAAEARYADFTI, encoded by the coding sequence ATGGCAGCGAAACTGAAAAAAACAAATGCAATGAGAATCCTTGAAACAAAAGGACTACCTTATGAAGTATTTACCTATGAGTTTGACCTGGAACATCTGGATGCAATCCATGCCAGCGAGAGTGCCGGACTTGATCCCCAACGCGTATTCAAGACCATTGTCATGGTAGACAATGAGAAAAATGTCTTTGTCTTCTGTCTGCCGGCACAGTTTACCATAAGCATGAAAAAAGCCAGGCAACTTACAGGAAGCAAGACCATGGATCTCATCAGACTGGAGGATTTGCAGAAAGTCACAGGATATGTCCGTGGAGGCTGTTCCCCCCTTGGCATGAAAAAGCAGTTCATGACATTCATCGAGGAAGTTGCACAGCTGGAAGACTATATCTTTGTCAGCGGAGGTCAACGCGGCATCCAGCTTAAAGTCAAGCCCGATGACCTCCTGGAAGCAGCAGAGGCCCGTTACGCCGACTTCACAATCTGA
- a CDS encoding MFS transporter — protein sequence MIQFYLTYFIVQATFAVITPFLPVVLANLGFSVSQVGLGMGCFEAVGIVGPLAVGLLAERTGRFRSFDALSLFFSALLFGGFVLKLPGWLYFLILGSLGFCFRANAPLLDSISMDAVQGDSQKYTGIRSAGTMGFVILSVAMSVAGIPAPSDNKAIAITFGLVCCLGVLAIILLPVRYDHLKSCEKIGKDRNTGKWYDNAFVLMLLLIAMSRFSLSAVYSFLSLYALDVAHVPDITILNAVAAGCEFFVMLLAGWLMKKRKLSAYFFLMVGSAAMALRLCLYVWFPTKTGLILSQTLHAFCYGAFHPAALNYIASHVRKDRLGAGISLYFSLASGLPSVVGSMVGGHMVDAFGYARMFYTYAAVSLAAVIIGLIFGKFLRSQDKIAFDVI from the coding sequence ATGATACAGTTCTATCTTACCTACTTCATCGTACAGGCAACTTTTGCTGTAATCACTCCATTTTTGCCCGTTGTCCTTGCTAACTTGGGATTTTCCGTTTCTCAGGTCGGATTAGGGATGGGGTGCTTTGAAGCTGTGGGAATCGTAGGCCCGTTGGCAGTTGGCCTGCTGGCAGAGAGGACCGGGCGATTCCGTTCCTTCGATGCTCTTTCGCTGTTTTTTTCTGCTTTGCTGTTCGGCGGCTTTGTCCTTAAGCTGCCTGGCTGGCTCTATTTTCTGATCCTTGGATCTCTTGGGTTCTGTTTCCGTGCAAATGCTCCCTTGCTTGACAGTATTTCCATGGATGCCGTCCAGGGTGACAGCCAAAAGTATACAGGAATCAGGTCAGCAGGTACCATGGGATTTGTCATCCTTTCTGTTGCAATGTCTGTGGCAGGGATTCCCGCGCCTTCTGACAACAAGGCAATTGCCATCACATTTGGTCTTGTCTGTTGCCTCGGTGTGTTGGCTATCATCCTGTTGCCGGTACGGTATGACCATCTGAAGAGCTGTGAGAAAATCGGAAAGGACAGAAATACCGGCAAATGGTATGACAATGCTTTTGTCCTTATGCTTCTGCTCATTGCAATGAGTCGTTTTTCCCTTTCTGCCGTATATAGTTTCCTTTCTCTGTATGCACTTGATGTCGCCCATGTTCCCGATATTACTATTCTCAATGCCGTAGCTGCCGGCTGTGAGTTCTTTGTTATGTTGCTTGCAGGCTGGCTGATGAAGAAAAGGAAGCTGAGTGCTTATTTTTTTCTGATGGTCGGAAGTGCTGCAATGGCGTTGAGACTTTGTCTATATGTCTGGTTCCCGACGAAGACAGGATTGATACTTTCACAGACGTTGCATGCTTTCTGCTATGGTGCTTTCCATCCCGCTGCGTTGAATTATATTGCTTCGCATGTAAGGAAGGACAGGCTTGGAGCCGGGATCAGCCTTTATTTTTCTCTTGCCAGTGGCTTGCCTTCTGTCGTCGGCTCAATGGTAGGGGGACATATGGTCGACGCATTTGGCTATGCGAGGATGTTCTATACCTACGCAGCAGTGAGCCTGGCTGCCGTCATAATTGGCTTGATCTTTGGAAAGTTCTTACGGAGTCAAGATAAAATTGCCTTTGATGTAATTTAG